A window of Apium graveolens cultivar Ventura chromosome 8, ASM990537v1, whole genome shotgun sequence contains these coding sequences:
- the LOC141677487 gene encoding cysteine-rich receptor-like protein kinase 2, whose amino-acid sequence MMRTVNLPTILLVLTTAILLINGSEGDSRSKLVEIKCGKIAEFNASVFVPNFVATMENISSQMRSSAFGVAITGRGVDTNFGLAQCYGDLSLLDCVLCYAEARTLLPQCYPYNGGRIYLDGCFMRAENYTFFDEYKGPEDRAVCGNGTRKSSKFQEAAKAAVSQAVSDAPNNQNYARVHFKPPGGGQNDSTYVLANCWRTLNASSCRACLENASSSILGCLPSSEGRALNTGCFMRYSDNNFLNPIPGSGSSRGTVVVIVVVSISSVVVLVVGVVIAVYIWKHRRIQKKRRGSNEVNKLVKTLHDSSLNFKYSTIEKATGSFDEANKLGQGGFGTVYKGVLADGREIAVKRLFYNNRHRAADFFNEVNIISSVEHKNLVRLLGCSCSGPESLLVYEFLPHRSLDRFIFDSNKGKELNWEKRDEIIIGTAEGLVYLHENNKVRIIHRDIKASNILLDSRLRAKIADFGLARSFQDDKSHISTAIAGTLGYMAPEYLANGQLTEKADVYSFGVLLLEIVTGRQNNKGKSSEFSDSLVTVTWKRFQQGSIEEILDPNLMLHDYHRINAKAEVLRVVHIGLLCIQEAASLRPSMSKALQMLAKKDEFLPPPTNPPFIDEKTMELNDTSEDPFYPQNGTSSASIANVSHSSFYPR is encoded by the exons ATGATGAGGACAGTTAATTTACCGACTATCCTACTAGTTCTTACCACAGCTATACTGTTAATAAATGGATCAGAGGGAGATTCAAGATCTAAATTGGTCGAGATCAAGTGTGGGAAGATCGCAGAGTTTAATGCATCAGTCTTTGTTCCTAATTTTGTTGCTACGATGGAAAATATTAGCAGCCAGATGCGAAGTTCTGCTTTTGGTGTAGCAATTACCGGGAGAGGGGTGGATACTAACTTTGGACTTGCTCAGTGTTATGGTGATCTTTCTTTACTTGACTGTGTGTTGTGCTATGCTGAAGCTCGAACTCTACTTCCTCAATGCTACCCTTACAATGGAGGTCGAATATACCTTGACGGTTGCTTTATGAGGGCTGAGAATTACACATTTTTTGATGAATACAAAGGACCTGAAGATAGGGCAGTTTGTGGAAATGGCACTCGAAAGAGTTCTAAATTTCAAGAAGCTGCAAAAGCAGCTGTTTCACAAGCAGTTTCAGATGCACCAAATAATCAGAACTATGCTCGTGTTCATTTTAAACCACCTGGAGGAGGTCAGAATGACTCCACATATGTGTTGGCTAATTGCTGGAGGACATTGAATGCGAGTTCTTGTAGGGCTTGTCTTGAAAATGCTTCTTCTTCAATACTGGGATGTTTGCCTTCGTCTGAGGGGCGAGCGTTAAACACTGGATGCTTCATGAGGTATTCTGACAACAACTTTCTTAATCCGATACCAGGAAGTGGAAGTTCAAGAG GCACAGTTGTAGTGATTGTGGTTGTCAGCATTAGCTCTGTGGTGGTTTTGGTTGTAGGCGTAGTTATTGCAGTATACATATGGAAGCACAGGAGAATACAAAAGAAGAGAAGAG GTTCAAATGAAGTGAATAAATTGGTGAAGACTCTTCATGACAGTAGCTTGAACTTTAAATACTCAACAATTGAGAAAGCCACGGGTTCTTTTGACGAAGCCAACAAGCTTGGGCAAGGAGGTTTTGGGACAGTTTATAAG GGAGTTCTGGCAGATGGACGAGAGATTGCAGTCAAGAGGCTTTTCTACAATAACAGACACAGAGCAGCGGACTTCTTTAATGAAGTTAACATTATCAGCAGCGTTGAACATAAAAATCTTGTGAGGTTACTAGGATGCAGTTGTTCAGGGCCCGAGAGTCTTCTTGTGTATGAATTTTTGCCACACAGGAGCCTTGATCGGTTCATCTTTG ACTCAAACAAGGGTAAAGAACTAAACTGGGAAAAGAGAGATGAAATAATTATTGGAACTGCTGAAGGTCTAGTTTACCTACATGAGAACAATAAGGTTCGTATAATTCATAGAGATATTAAAGCTAGCAACATCTTGTTGGATTCGAGGCTCAGAGCTAAAATTGCTGACTTTGGATTAGCCCGGTCTTTCCAAGATGACAAGAGTCACATTAGTACCGCCATTGCAGGAACATT AGGATATATGGCACCTGAATACCTTGCCAATGGCCAATTAACCGAAAAGGCAGACGTGTACAGCTTTGGGGTGCTCTTACTAGAGATTGTTACTGGAAGGCAAAACAACAAGGGCAAAAGCTCGGAATTCTCAGACAGCCTGGTTACAGTT ACATGGAAGCGTTTTCAACAAGGAAGCATTGAAGAGATTCTTGACCCAAACCTAATGCTGCATGATTACCATCGAATCAATGCAAAGGCAGAAGTTCTAAGAGTGGTACATATAGGACTACTATGCATCCAGGAGGCTGCATCACTAAGACCTTCAATGTCAAAAGCACTACAAATGCTGGCAAAGAAAGATGAATTCCTTCCTCCACCAACTAATCCTCCTTTTATAGACGAAAAGACCATGGAACTGAACGACACGAGTGAGGATCCATTTTACCCTCAGAATGGTACTAGTTCTGCTTCAATTGCTAATGTCTCTCACAGTTCTTTCTACCCCCGGTAA
- the LOC141677488 gene encoding homeobox protein knotted-1-like 6, producing MDGLYGHHTDNYVMSPENMLIQSSEYQNLLSSHRFPVYGSDELFSAASAISEAASITRKNSAGQGYYHQGEDANNDPSFIKARIISHPSYPKLLHAYIECQKVGAPPEIASLLDEIRRENDVYSKHDASSTCIGADPELDEFMETYCDILIKYKSDLSRPFSEASTFLNNIETQLGNLINKDENVVSSDDELSGLEVDVQEGQTRSEDRELKDRLLRKFGSHISSLKLEFSKKKKKGKLPKEARQALMEWWNVHYKWPYPTETDKVFLAESTGLDQKQINNWFINQRKRHWKPSEDMQLAVMDSISGQFYTDD from the exons ATGGATGGGCTGTACGGTCACCATACTGATAATTACGTGATGTCCCCGGAAAACATGCTGATACAATCATCGGAATACCAGAATCTGCTTTCTTCACACAGGTTTCCGGTTTACGGATCAGATGAGCTGTTTTCTGCAGCTTCAGCTATATCAGAAGCTGCTTCGATTACTCGTAAAAATAGTGCTGGACAAGGTTATTATCATCAAGGAGAAGATGCTAATAATGATCCTAGTTTTATTAAGGCCAGGATTATATCTCATCCTTCGTATCCGAAATTGCTTCATGCTTACATCGAATGTCAAAAG GTCGGAGCTCCGCCGGAGATAGCATCTTTGTTAGATGAAATCCGGAGAGAAAATGATGTTTATAGCAAGCATGATGCTTCTTCTACTTGCATTGGAGCCGATCCCGAGCTCGACGAGTTCATG GAAACCTATTGTGACATATTGATCAAGTACAAATCTGATCTTTCAAGGCCTTTTAGTGAAGCCAGCACTTTCCTAAATAATATCGAAACTCAACTTGGCAATCTCATAAACAAAG ATGAGAATGTTGTATCATCAGACGATGAACTTAGTGGACTGGAGGTAGATGTTCAAGAAGGGCAAACAAGGAGTGAAGATCGAGAACTCAAAGACAGACTCTTAAGGAAGTTCGGTAGTCACATAAGCTCACTCAAACTCGAATTCTCgaaaaagaagaagaaagggAAGCTACCGAAAGAAGCAAGACAAGCACTAATGGAATGGTGGAATGTGCACTACAAATGGCCTTATCCCACT GAAACCGACAAAGTATTCTTGGCTGAATCGACGGGGCTGGATCAGAAGCAAATCAATAACTGGTTTATAAACCAGAGGAAGAGGCACTGGAAACCATCAGAAGATATGCAGTTAGCTGTTATGGATAGTATTTCGGGACAATTTTACACTGATGACTAA